One Paraburkholderia agricolaris DNA segment encodes these proteins:
- the phnV gene encoding 2-aminoethylphosphonate ABC transport system, membrane component PhnV — MAVELDPTVLPVMHKKARPVRRSLPVRMLGGLFLGFAALLCFWLFVLPVLVVALSSVAGHWSGTILPDSLSMRWFERLGSSDFDALTTSLEVGMGVAVLGTILGLWLALALEGRDRRGLGALVDTIAMMPNGVPSVVLGLAVLIAYHKRPLDLSSSAAIVVFVQLALVLPFCYRCAAAALRPELTILREAAASLGAPPSMVLRRVVLPQLVPAIRASLALGFALSLGELGATLTVYPPGFATVPIVVVGQVERGYYLPASALSLILLMVSLAALLLIAARVPRRRVD; from the coding sequence ATGGCCGTTGAACTCGACCCGACCGTTTTGCCGGTCATGCACAAGAAGGCGCGGCCGGTGCGCCGCAGTCTGCCCGTGCGCATGCTCGGCGGTCTGTTTCTCGGTTTTGCCGCGTTGCTGTGCTTCTGGCTGTTCGTCTTGCCGGTGCTGGTGGTCGCGCTCTCGAGCGTGGCCGGGCACTGGTCGGGCACCATCCTGCCGGACAGCCTCAGCATGCGCTGGTTCGAACGGCTCGGCTCCAGCGACTTCGACGCGCTGACGACGAGTCTCGAAGTCGGCATGGGCGTCGCCGTGCTCGGCACGATCCTCGGGCTGTGGCTGGCGCTGGCGCTCGAGGGCCGCGACCGGCGTGGTCTCGGCGCGCTGGTCGACACCATCGCGATGATGCCCAACGGCGTGCCGAGTGTGGTGCTCGGGCTGGCCGTGCTGATCGCGTATCACAAGCGTCCGCTCGACCTGTCGAGCTCGGCGGCGATCGTCGTGTTCGTGCAGCTCGCGCTGGTGTTGCCGTTCTGCTACCGCTGCGCGGCCGCTGCGCTGCGTCCGGAACTGACCATTCTGCGCGAAGCGGCCGCCAGTCTGGGGGCGCCGCCCTCGATGGTGCTGCGCCGCGTCGTGCTGCCGCAACTGGTGCCGGCGATCCGCGCGAGTCTCGCCCTCGGCTTCGCACTCTCTCTCGGTGAACTCGGCGCCACGCTTACCGTGTACCCGCCGGGCTTTGCGACGGTACCGATCGTCGTGGTCGGGCAGGTGGAGCGCGGTTACTACCTGCCGGCCTCCGCGTTGTCGCTGATTCTGCTGATGGTTTCGCTTGCCGCACTGCTGCTGATTGCGGCGCGTGTGCCGCGCCGTCGAGTGGATTGA
- a CDS encoding 2-aminoethylphosphonate ABC transporter permease subunit gives MSSLSTPDTPNPLNAAADARRSASAASHTAAVKRRERAAQWHLLFLAVVVLGPLVIYPLVRLVLLSFTGPHGLSLQAYSTFFSNPETSGVVGTTLWILFVSAGLASLLGIGLAALLFFKPFPGARMVTRFLELFVAFPSFLVAFTLIFLYGSQGSVSIALQQLFHLEAPPLNFLFGVGGVILAEVVFYAPFVVRPTLASFATLDMRLIEAARSLGASGWMVAFKVILPLAWPGIAAGTILCFLLTLNEFGILLVLGSAHLITLPVAIYSSATVDLDLPTAAAGAVVMLIMSLSLYALYRQVNRRKVKGAGHGR, from the coding sequence ATGTCGTCCTTATCAACCCCTGATACCCCCAATCCGCTCAACGCGGCTGCAGACGCCCGCCGCAGCGCGAGCGCGGCCTCGCACACGGCGGCGGTCAAGCGGCGCGAACGCGCGGCGCAATGGCACCTGCTGTTCCTGGCAGTCGTGGTGCTGGGGCCGCTGGTGATCTACCCGCTCGTGCGTCTGGTATTGCTGAGTTTCACCGGACCGCACGGTTTGAGCCTGCAGGCTTACTCGACGTTTTTCAGCAATCCGGAAACGAGCGGCGTGGTCGGCACGACGCTGTGGATTCTGTTTGTGAGTGCCGGGCTCGCATCGCTGCTCGGCATCGGCCTCGCGGCGTTGCTGTTCTTCAAGCCGTTTCCCGGCGCGCGCATGGTCACCCGTTTCCTGGAACTGTTCGTCGCGTTCCCGTCGTTTCTGGTCGCCTTCACGCTGATCTTTCTGTACGGCTCGCAGGGCTCGGTCAGTATCGCCTTGCAGCAGCTGTTTCATCTTGAAGCGCCGCCGCTCAATTTCCTGTTCGGCGTGGGCGGCGTGATTCTCGCGGAAGTGGTCTTCTACGCGCCGTTTGTGGTGCGTCCGACGCTGGCCTCGTTTGCCACGCTCGACATGCGTCTGATCGAAGCCGCCCGCAGTCTCGGCGCAAGCGGCTGGATGGTGGCGTTCAAGGTGATCCTGCCGCTCGCGTGGCCGGGCATCGCCGCGGGCACGATCCTGTGTTTTCTGCTGACGCTGAACGAGTTCGGCATTCTGCTCGTGCTCGGCAGCGCGCATCTGATCACGCTGCCGGTCGCGATCTACAGCTCCGCGACCGTCGATCTCGATCTGCCCACCGCCGCCGCCGGCGCGGTGGTGATGCTGATCATGTCTTTGTCCCTGTACGCGTTGTACCGCCAGGTCAACCGTCGCAAGGTGAAAGGAGCGGGCCATGGCCGTTGA
- the phnT gene encoding 2-aminoethylphosphonate ABC transport system ATP-binding subunit PhnT, with translation MNTASLAHPGALGATPDALDAARSNTPGGVQIDHLTVRFGSRTVLDDLSLTIQRGELLTVLGRSGCGKTTLLRFIAGFIEADGLSGTLTVAGHDLTHVPPHKRNLGLLFQSYALFPHLSVFENVAFGLRARRTPSKDVARRVADALKLVQLGDAGHHMPAQLSGGMQQRVALARALVIEPDVLLLDEPLSALDANLRASVRSELKALHERLPNLTIVCVTHDQDDALVLSDRTLLMREGRIAQLGTPQQLYDTPNDGFVARYLGAANLLPPQVAFAMDDARYNERERVACLRPEALRIAPLGEGQLHGAITSVEWYGAVLSVSVVLDAIPNEPVLVTMQRGQGMMPEKGARVSLRYEADDVVLINP, from the coding sequence GTGAATACGGCCAGTCTTGCTCACCCAGGCGCGCTCGGCGCCACACCGGACGCGCTCGACGCCGCGCGTTCGAACACGCCGGGCGGCGTGCAGATCGACCATCTGACCGTGCGCTTCGGTTCGCGCACCGTGCTCGACGATCTGTCGTTGACCATTCAGCGCGGCGAATTGCTCACCGTGCTCGGCCGCAGCGGTTGCGGCAAGACCACGCTGTTGCGCTTTATCGCCGGGTTCATTGAAGCGGATGGATTGTCCGGTACCTTGACCGTTGCCGGTCACGACCTGACGCATGTGCCGCCGCATAAGCGCAATCTCGGCCTGCTGTTTCAGAGTTACGCGCTGTTTCCGCATCTGTCGGTGTTCGAGAACGTGGCCTTCGGGTTGCGCGCGCGCCGCACGCCTTCCAAAGATGTCGCGCGGCGGGTTGCCGACGCGTTGAAACTCGTGCAACTGGGCGACGCCGGGCACCACATGCCCGCGCAATTGTCGGGCGGCATGCAGCAGCGTGTGGCGCTGGCACGTGCGCTCGTGATCGAGCCGGACGTGCTGCTGCTCGACGAACCGCTTTCCGCACTCGACGCCAATCTGCGTGCCTCGGTGCGTTCCGAATTGAAGGCATTGCATGAGCGTCTGCCGAATCTGACGATCGTCTGCGTGACGCACGATCAGGACGACGCGCTGGTGCTGTCCGACCGCACGCTGCTGATGCGCGAAGGGCGCATCGCGCAACTCGGCACGCCGCAGCAGTTGTATGACACGCCGAACGACGGGTTCGTCGCGCGTTATCTGGGCGCGGCCAATCTGCTGCCGCCGCAAGTCGCATTCGCCATGGACGACGCGCGCTACAACGAGCGCGAGCGGGTGGCCTGCCTGCGTCCGGAAGCGCTGCGTATCGCGCCGCTCGGCGAAGGGCAGTTGCACGGCGCGATTACGTCGGTCGAATGGTATGGCGCGGTGTTGTCGGTGTCGGTCGTTCTGGACGCGATACCTAACGAGCCGGTGCTCGTCACCATGCAGCGCGGCCAAGGCATGATGCCGGAGAAGGGCGCGCGTGTTTCCCTGCGTTATGAGGCTGACGATGTCGTCCTTATCAACCCCTGA